Proteins encoded by one window of Chondromyces crocatus:
- a CDS encoding efflux RND transporter periplasmic adaptor subunit produces the protein MTRAQRWVLGVGGVIVVGALGGGAALLRRAEGVGATALSEEPRGVTVTPAHATRYRPSRRFVGTLEPWQRADIGPQLVSAYVETVLVRPGDAVKRGQVVTTLDCRSASAGNRSVAMQARALDERQRALASEAARVQDLVGGGYVSRNEAEQKRAQSAAADAQLAALKAQLAGKTLEVNDCTLRAPFDGEIVRRRIDPGSFVRPGEALLTLIDRGLVRVTADVPEADFSAVAPGAEVELRMMATGRAMTARVSRRAAAANPMTRTLHVEIDVPDPERALPVGTTAEVRAEVGEAQEALEIPLRAATVRGGKASLFLVEEDVARSVTVQVLGEAGKSLFVTPDFPAGSLVVVEGRGQLANGNVVRAKVEGDVSKRPPHTPIPAAVIPAVPPR, from the coding sequence GTGACGCGAGCGCAGCGGTGGGTGCTGGGGGTGGGTGGCGTGATCGTGGTGGGTGCGCTGGGCGGGGGCGCGGCGCTGCTGAGACGGGCCGAGGGGGTGGGAGCAACGGCGCTCTCGGAAGAGCCGCGTGGGGTGACCGTCACGCCAGCGCACGCGACGCGCTACCGACCGTCGCGGCGCTTCGTGGGGACGCTCGAACCGTGGCAGCGCGCCGACATCGGTCCGCAGCTCGTCTCGGCGTACGTGGAGACCGTGCTGGTGCGCCCCGGCGACGCCGTGAAGCGCGGCCAGGTGGTGACCACCCTCGACTGTCGGAGCGCGAGCGCCGGGAACAGGAGCGTCGCGATGCAAGCGCGGGCGCTCGACGAGCGGCAGCGGGCGCTCGCGAGCGAGGCGGCGCGGGTGCAGGATCTCGTGGGCGGAGGGTATGTCTCCAGGAACGAGGCCGAGCAGAAGCGGGCACAGAGCGCGGCAGCCGACGCACAGCTCGCGGCGCTGAAGGCACAGCTCGCCGGCAAGACCCTGGAGGTGAACGACTGCACGCTCCGGGCGCCGTTCGATGGCGAGATCGTCCGACGCAGGATCGACCCCGGCTCGTTCGTGCGACCTGGCGAGGCGCTGCTGACGCTCATCGATCGAGGGCTCGTCCGGGTGACGGCCGACGTGCCAGAGGCCGATTTCAGCGCCGTTGCGCCTGGCGCCGAGGTCGAGCTGAGGATGATGGCCACGGGTCGCGCGATGACGGCGCGGGTGTCGCGGCGAGCCGCAGCGGCCAACCCGATGACGCGGACGCTGCACGTCGAGATCGATGTGCCCGATCCAGAGCGCGCACTGCCCGTGGGGACGACGGCCGAGGTGCGCGCGGAGGTCGGAGAAGCACAGGAGGCGCTCGAGATTCCCCTGCGCGCAGCGACGGTGCGTGGCGGGAAGGCGTCTCTCTTCCTGGTCGAGGAGGACGTTGCGCGCTCGGTGACGGTGCAGGTGCTGGGCGAGGCGGGCAAGAGCCTCTTCGTCACGCCCGACTTCCCCGCCGGCTCGCTCGTGGTGGTGGAGGGGCGTGGCCAGCTCGCGAACGGAAACGTCGTGCGCGCCAAGGTGGAAGGAGATGTCTCGAAAAGACCGCCCCACACCCCGATCCCGGCTGCGGTGATCCCGGCGGTGCCGCCGCGATGA
- a CDS encoding TolC family protein, producing MSQGRWVPHAKAITLSEALRFARAHNPSLHLARARVKAALVAAEAPGAQWLPSVNGTAQLFGATMNNSTAAILANNGVSLPRVGATRIATQPDLAPYASSLVAVGARQQLFDFGRIAAQSAALDAQTELARRMEDGAQLDVSLQVAEAFHAVRAARSVEVAAREAAGRASAHREAARAGVEAGLRTPVDVARAEAEVARFDVAQVRAEGALAAAQALLAAVVGVPEQALDAGGGGEERGTLPPFSELLQRARRQSVEVRQAEAQVEVSRAETRALEAQLRPDLALAAALSGRAGGAPPTNGETIPGYGFAPIVPNWSVGVVLNVPLHDPTIKARRDALREIEVVKAAELGAARLAQIAAVRQAYIATETAQVALLALDRAAISARANHAQAEARFEAGLGTVLELIDAEAVRVEAEVQRAIGEFEAARARVLLDRVVAEAR from the coding sequence GTGAGCCAAGGACGATGGGTCCCCCACGCGAAGGCGATCACGCTGAGCGAAGCCCTGCGCTTTGCCCGAGCGCACAACCCCTCGCTCCACCTGGCGCGCGCGCGGGTGAAGGCCGCGCTGGTCGCGGCGGAGGCGCCAGGCGCGCAGTGGCTGCCCAGCGTCAACGGCACGGCGCAGCTCTTCGGCGCGACGATGAACAACTCGACGGCAGCCATCCTGGCGAACAACGGGGTGAGCCTTCCGCGCGTCGGGGCGACGCGCATCGCGACGCAGCCGGACCTCGCGCCCTACGCGTCGTCGCTGGTCGCCGTGGGAGCGCGGCAGCAGCTCTTCGACTTCGGCCGGATCGCGGCGCAATCCGCGGCGCTGGACGCGCAGACCGAGCTGGCCCGGAGGATGGAAGACGGAGCGCAGCTCGACGTCTCCTTGCAGGTGGCGGAGGCGTTCCATGCGGTGCGTGCGGCGCGCTCGGTGGAGGTCGCGGCGCGCGAGGCGGCAGGACGCGCGAGCGCTCACCGTGAGGCAGCGCGGGCAGGTGTCGAGGCAGGGCTGAGGACGCCGGTGGATGTGGCGCGGGCCGAGGCGGAGGTGGCGCGCTTCGACGTGGCGCAGGTGCGGGCAGAGGGGGCGCTCGCCGCAGCCCAGGCGCTGCTGGCGGCCGTGGTGGGTGTCCCCGAGCAGGCGCTCGATGCAGGCGGAGGTGGTGAGGAACGCGGGACGTTGCCCCCGTTCTCGGAGCTCCTGCAGCGCGCGCGCCGGCAGAGTGTCGAGGTGCGGCAAGCCGAGGCCCAGGTGGAGGTCTCCCGGGCGGAGACGCGCGCCCTGGAGGCCCAGCTGCGCCCGGACCTGGCCCTCGCGGCGGCGCTCTCCGGGCGTGCCGGGGGTGCACCGCCCACCAACGGCGAAACGATCCCAGGGTACGGCTTCGCGCCGATCGTGCCGAACTGGAGCGTGGGGGTGGTCCTCAACGTTCCGCTCCACGATCCGACGATCAAGGCGCGCCGAGACGCGCTGCGCGAGATCGAGGTGGTGAAGGCAGCAGAACTCGGCGCCGCGCGCCTGGCACAGATCGCGGCGGTGCGGCAGGCCTACATCGCGACGGAGACGGCGCAGGTGGCGCTGCTGGCGCTCGATCGGGCAGCGATCTCGGCGCGCGCGAACCACGCGCAGGCCGAGGCCCGGTTCGAGGCAGGGCTCGGCACCGTGCTGGAGCTGATCGACGCGGAGGCCGTTCGGGTCGAGGCCGAGGTCCAGCGGGCGATCGGGGAATTCGAGGCGGCGCGGGCGCGGGTGCTGCTCGATCGCGTGGTCGCGGAGGCACGTTGA
- a CDS encoding sensor histidine kinase: MLFEEGSPISMLLGLPSPRPTLASKAARFLRRGWMVPSVALAFVAIAAIALHDEQRDHEAALEALARQQQMFALVLSDELVARLSAVQRDAHVVADDLAAAHDPPASLRQAYQSIEVTPAAQRLREPPPAQSLRVEAPSSDGRTVALTVPVAWLIRSSSRIERGGDVVVLVRPPGDTRWQTVSSAQRISEPLTQAVATGSETARLEPHEAVALGLPERRAVAGVITTDTGRLGPFSVAVVASASHERERWYRTRSRLLAGVLVPGGLIVAFAAVALRRQRRELELEKKLALAALIRASDERLARASRAATTGTLAMGIAHEISTPLGVIVGRAEQLEARVGTDPKAVRALHAISEQAGRISEVVRGFLDLARGGAPSLRPVDPEDVVRGALRLVEHRFLTASVLLVADMDGCLPVLSGELRLLEHALVNLLLNACEASVSGARVSLSVRGTPTTVDFLVEDRGSGIRAENIARATEPFFTTKPEGAGLGLAIAHEIVSIHRGTLSLEPRDGGGTRAYVRLPRGGDHADA, encoded by the coding sequence GTGCTGTTCGAGGAGGGCTCCCCCATCTCGATGCTGCTCGGACTCCCCAGCCCCCGGCCCACGCTCGCGTCGAAGGCCGCTCGCTTCCTCCGCCGTGGGTGGATGGTCCCCTCGGTGGCGCTCGCGTTCGTGGCCATCGCGGCCATCGCGCTGCACGACGAGCAGCGCGACCACGAGGCCGCCCTCGAAGCCCTCGCCCGCCAGCAGCAGATGTTCGCCCTCGTGCTCTCGGACGAGCTGGTGGCGCGCCTGTCGGCTGTCCAGCGCGACGCCCACGTCGTCGCGGACGACCTCGCGGCGGCTCACGATCCACCCGCCAGCCTGAGACAGGCCTACCAGAGCATCGAGGTGACGCCCGCCGCCCAGCGCCTCCGCGAGCCGCCACCAGCGCAGTCGCTGCGGGTGGAGGCCCCCTCCTCGGACGGGCGCACCGTCGCGCTGACCGTGCCGGTCGCGTGGCTGATCCGCTCGTCGAGCCGCATCGAGCGAGGCGGTGACGTCGTCGTCCTCGTCCGACCACCCGGGGACACGCGCTGGCAGACCGTGAGCAGCGCCCAGCGCATCAGCGAGCCGCTCACGCAGGCGGTCGCGACGGGGAGCGAGACCGCCCGCCTCGAACCCCACGAAGCGGTCGCCCTCGGTCTCCCTGAACGGCGCGCCGTCGCCGGCGTCATCACCACCGACACCGGGCGGCTAGGCCCCTTCTCCGTGGCCGTCGTCGCCAGCGCTTCGCACGAGCGCGAGCGGTGGTATCGCACCCGCAGCCGCCTCCTCGCGGGCGTCCTCGTCCCCGGAGGCCTCATCGTCGCCTTCGCCGCGGTCGCCCTCCGACGGCAGCGCCGCGAGCTGGAGCTGGAGAAGAAGCTCGCCCTGGCCGCCCTGATCCGGGCCAGCGACGAACGCCTCGCGCGGGCGAGCCGCGCCGCCACCACGGGCACCCTCGCCATGGGCATCGCGCACGAGATCTCCACCCCCCTCGGGGTGATCGTCGGGCGCGCCGAGCAGCTCGAAGCTCGGGTCGGCACCGATCCGAAGGCTGTGCGCGCGCTCCACGCCATCAGCGAGCAGGCCGGCCGGATCAGCGAGGTCGTCCGCGGCTTCCTCGATCTCGCCCGTGGAGGCGCGCCCTCGCTGCGCCCGGTCGATCCCGAGGACGTCGTGCGCGGCGCCCTGCGCCTCGTCGAGCACCGCTTCCTCACCGCCAGCGTCCTGCTCGTGGCGGACATGGACGGCTGCCTGCCCGTGCTCTCCGGCGAGCTGCGCCTCCTCGAACACGCCCTGGTCAACCTCCTGCTCAACGCTTGCGAGGCGAGCGTGAGCGGGGCCCGCGTTTCCCTCTCCGTACGGGGGACGCCGACCACCGTGGACTTCCTCGTCGAGGATCGAGGCTCTGGCATCCGGGCCGAGAACATCGCCCGCGCCACCGAGCCCTTCTTCACGACCAAGCCGGAAGGAGCGGGCCTCGGCCTCGCCATCGCCCACGAGATCGTCAGCATCCACCGCGGGACCCTCTCGCTCGAACCCCGCGATGGCGGTGGCACGCGCGCGTACGTGCGGTTGCCCAGGGGAGGAGACCACGCCGATGCCTGA
- a CDS encoding sigma-54-dependent transcriptional regulator, which produces MPDRARAPHVVVVDDKIAMAEMLADGLVDRGFSAVAVATGAQALAQIEAEPVDALVTDLRMPGMDGVELLAAARRAAPDLPVIVMTAYGAVDTAIESIRRGAYHYLTKPFKLDELIVYLSRALDEANLRRETRTLRRSLQGQAPRDRIVARSASMRAALDVIERVCGSDVPVLLTGPTGAGKGLLARHLHAESGRANGSFVTVNCAALPEPLLESELFGHAKGAFTGASTRRPGLFAEAEGGTLFLDEIGEMAPPLQAKLLDVIERRVVRPLGSVKELSVDVRIVAATHRDLRRRVAEGLFREDLLYRLDVVAVRVPPLRERREDIPELLERFLSEARTRHPSACVQRLSPACMTQLLDYPWPGNVRELAHTVERLVLLGRTPEAQPPDAALPHPVLADTPAPEFAGPVLTLRELQQRYVRWALVELGGNKTRAAERLGIDVKTLTKYLL; this is translated from the coding sequence ATGCCTGATCGCGCCCGCGCTCCGCACGTCGTCGTCGTCGACGACAAGATCGCCATGGCCGAGATGCTCGCGGACGGCCTCGTCGATCGCGGCTTCTCCGCCGTCGCCGTCGCCACGGGCGCGCAGGCCCTCGCCCAGATCGAAGCGGAGCCGGTGGACGCCCTGGTCACCGACCTGCGCATGCCAGGCATGGACGGCGTCGAGCTGCTCGCCGCTGCCAGGCGCGCCGCTCCCGATCTCCCGGTGATCGTGATGACGGCCTACGGCGCCGTCGACACCGCCATCGAGTCGATCCGGCGCGGCGCGTACCACTACCTCACCAAGCCGTTCAAGCTCGACGAGCTGATCGTGTACCTGAGCCGCGCCCTCGACGAGGCGAACCTGCGGCGCGAGACCCGCACGCTGCGCCGCTCCTTGCAGGGCCAGGCGCCACGCGATCGCATCGTCGCCCGCAGCGCCTCGATGCGCGCCGCGCTCGACGTGATCGAACGCGTCTGCGGGAGTGATGTCCCGGTGTTGCTCACAGGCCCCACCGGCGCCGGCAAGGGCCTTCTCGCCCGCCATCTCCATGCCGAGAGCGGCCGCGCGAACGGCTCGTTCGTCACCGTCAACTGCGCGGCCCTCCCCGAACCCCTCCTGGAGAGCGAGCTGTTCGGCCACGCCAAGGGCGCCTTCACCGGCGCCTCCACGCGGCGCCCTGGCCTCTTCGCCGAAGCGGAGGGCGGCACCCTGTTCCTCGACGAGATCGGCGAGATGGCCCCGCCCCTCCAGGCAAAGCTGCTCGACGTCATCGAACGCCGCGTCGTGCGCCCCCTCGGTTCGGTGAAGGAGCTCTCCGTCGACGTACGCATCGTCGCCGCCACCCACCGCGATCTGCGCCGCCGCGTGGCCGAGGGCCTGTTCCGCGAGGACCTGCTCTACCGTCTCGACGTCGTCGCTGTGCGTGTGCCGCCGCTGCGCGAGCGCCGCGAGGACATCCCCGAGCTGCTCGAGCGGTTCCTCAGCGAGGCCCGGACCCGCCACCCCTCGGCGTGCGTGCAGCGGCTCTCTCCCGCGTGCATGACCCAGCTCCTCGACTACCCGTGGCCCGGCAACGTGCGCGAGCTCGCTCACACCGTGGAGCGCCTCGTGCTCCTCGGTCGGACGCCCGAGGCGCAGCCCCCGGACGCCGCCTTGCCCCACCCGGTGCTGGCAGACACCCCCGCTCCCGAGTTCGCTGGGCCCGTGCTCACCCTGCGTGAGCTGCAGCAGCGCTACGTCCGCTGGGCGCTCGTCGAGCTGGGCGGAAACAAGACCCGGGCCGCCGAGCGCCTCGGCATCGATGTGAAGACGCTGACGAAGTACCTGCTCTGA
- a CDS encoding class I SAM-dependent methyltransferase, with translation MGSSSSPPPASRPEPASGTRPADTDPHLAATRSYYDEFAARYEDRRGGKDPGGYHDLVDDLEVDFVRRFGDGRDVLEVGCGTGLLLARIQSFARTASGVDLSPGMLERARARGLDVQEGSATSLPFPDASFDVACSFKVLAHVEDIRGALAEMARVVRPGGHVLAEFYNPWSFRGLAKRLGPAGAISATTREDAVYTRFDTPEQAERYLPPGLRLVDARGVRIVTPAAIAMRVPVLRNALRRAEWALCDSPLHRLGGFWIAAAQKA, from the coding sequence ATGGGATCGTCTTCGTCTCCTCCGCCGGCGTCACGCCCCGAGCCCGCCTCGGGCACGCGCCCCGCCGACACCGACCCGCACCTCGCAGCGACGCGCAGCTACTACGACGAGTTCGCCGCGCGCTACGAGGATCGTCGCGGCGGGAAGGACCCGGGCGGCTACCACGATCTCGTCGATGATCTGGAGGTCGACTTCGTGCGCCGCTTCGGCGACGGCCGGGACGTCCTCGAGGTCGGCTGCGGTACGGGCCTCCTGCTCGCCCGCATCCAGTCGTTCGCGCGGACGGCGAGCGGCGTCGATCTCTCGCCCGGCATGCTCGAGCGCGCGCGCGCCCGAGGGCTCGACGTGCAGGAGGGCAGCGCCACGTCCCTCCCCTTCCCCGACGCGAGCTTCGACGTCGCCTGCTCTTTCAAGGTGCTCGCGCACGTGGAGGACATCCGCGGCGCGCTGGCCGAGATGGCGCGCGTCGTGCGCCCTGGTGGGCACGTCCTCGCCGAGTTCTACAACCCCTGGAGCTTCCGGGGCCTCGCCAAGCGGCTCGGGCCTGCTGGCGCCATCAGCGCGACCACCCGCGAGGACGCGGTCTACACCCGCTTCGACACCCCCGAGCAGGCCGAGCGTTACCTGCCCCCCGGGCTTCGGCTGGTGGACGCGCGCGGGGTGCGCATCGTCACGCCCGCGGCCATCGCCATGCGGGTCCCCGTGCTGCGCAACGCCCTGCGCCGGGCGGAGTGGGCGCTCTGCGACTCGCCGCTCCACCGCCTGGGTGGCTTCTGGATCGCGGCCGCACAGAAGGCCTGA
- a CDS encoding SAM-dependent methyltransferase — protein MSNDDRQFPDWQQVYKDGAVEQLPWYNPDLDADLARALERLGIASGKVLDLGTGPGTQALHLAQRGFDVTGSDLSQGAVAYAEQLAAERGLSIRFVLDDILNSTIAGPFDVVFDRGCFHVLPPERRADYVAAVRRLVAPDGHLFVKCFSSLQPGDVGPHRFTPEMIHEIFGGSFEVSSVDQTVYQGQRDPFPLALFCVLRPRPAANG, from the coding sequence ATGAGCAACGACGATCGCCAGTTCCCCGACTGGCAGCAGGTATACAAGGACGGCGCTGTCGAGCAGCTACCCTGGTACAACCCTGACCTCGACGCGGATCTGGCGCGCGCGCTGGAGCGGCTCGGGATCGCGTCCGGAAAGGTGCTCGATCTCGGGACGGGTCCCGGGACCCAGGCCCTTCACCTCGCGCAGCGGGGCTTCGACGTGACGGGATCCGATCTGTCGCAAGGGGCCGTCGCGTACGCGGAGCAGCTGGCCGCAGAGCGCGGACTCTCCATCCGCTTCGTGCTGGACGACATCCTGAACAGCACGATCGCGGGCCCCTTCGACGTCGTCTTCGATCGCGGCTGCTTTCATGTGCTGCCGCCCGAGCGTCGGGCCGACTACGTCGCCGCGGTCCGTCGTCTGGTCGCGCCCGATGGTCATCTCTTCGTGAAGTGCTTCAGTAGCCTGCAGCCCGGAGACGTGGGGCCGCATCGCTTCACGCCGGAGATGATCCACGAGATCTTCGGTGGCAGCTTCGAGGTGAGCTCGGTCGATCAGACCGTCTACCAGGGTCAGCGCGATCCCTTCCCGTTGGCGTTGTTCTGCGTCCTCCGGCCTCGTCCTGCTGCGAACGGTTGA
- a CDS encoding AgmX/PglI C-terminal domain-containing protein produces MEGKQKVAITFALYQNEALLRRETVTQDIIKVGKDPKSHLRIDDELASRMHAVVEVTSPSDITLIDLGNEPGTMVNGARVNKCKVNAGDQIQIGGTRIVVERAEPVAVAAAAAMPPKPVPSNPFAAAPAANPFAAAPAANPFAANPFGGAAPAAPFAGGNPFAGGAADPFGLANPFAPPPAHDEVPHDAPEGSYTYTLVKAGPDVPNEEVETNAASVEVMILWDQSVLHVEHLTPPRSFYVGEEESKTFKCDYFVPSEKLGTTRAPVLLADRGGAVSVVLLPRATGTIELPGQPKITLQQAIDTGRAQPCAELSGAYQVALPSGSKARVELDGLIFQISAVNAGRAVAGHFSFDTQSLLYQGLSLGVHAGLLAAMAFFMPPLGGTEDGGISAEQQYLIQQYLQAAAEKEMEEKETEQVAENSADNKEGGTGTRAKGEEGSMGNPNTKATGNRYGVKGPADNADPHIARQAALRDAAEFGMIGLLNAGAGGDPNAPTAPWGRDDSLGNDALSARGNMWGGEIGDSFGAGGLGLSGIGEGGGGRGEGIGLGNIGTIGHGSGTGTGQGFGSGHGRLGGSHRTKPPQVRMGATTVSGRLPPEVIQRIVRQNFGRFRLCYENGLRNNPNLQGRVGVRFVIGRDGAVSNVGNGGSDMPDGGVVSCVVRAFYGLSFPQPEGGIVTVVYPIMFSPGS; encoded by the coding sequence ATGGAAGGCAAGCAGAAGGTCGCGATCACATTCGCGCTCTACCAGAACGAAGCGCTGCTCCGTCGCGAGACGGTCACGCAGGACATCATCAAGGTCGGCAAGGACCCGAAGAGCCACCTCCGCATCGACGACGAGCTCGCCTCGCGCATGCACGCGGTCGTCGAGGTGACCTCGCCTTCCGACATCACCCTCATCGATCTCGGCAACGAGCCGGGCACGATGGTGAACGGCGCGCGCGTCAACAAGTGCAAGGTGAACGCCGGCGACCAGATCCAGATCGGTGGCACCCGCATCGTCGTCGAGCGCGCAGAGCCCGTCGCCGTCGCTGCCGCTGCTGCCATGCCTCCGAAGCCCGTCCCCTCGAATCCGTTCGCCGCAGCGCCCGCCGCCAATCCCTTCGCCGCAGCGCCTGCCGCCAACCCCTTCGCCGCGAACCCGTTCGGTGGTGCCGCCCCTGCAGCGCCGTTCGCGGGTGGCAACCCGTTCGCGGGTGGTGCTGCGGATCCCTTCGGTCTCGCCAATCCCTTCGCGCCTCCCCCCGCGCACGACGAGGTGCCTCACGACGCGCCCGAGGGCTCGTACACGTACACGCTCGTCAAGGCGGGCCCGGACGTGCCGAACGAGGAGGTCGAGACGAACGCGGCTTCGGTCGAGGTGATGATCCTGTGGGACCAGTCGGTCCTGCACGTGGAGCACCTGACGCCCCCGCGCTCGTTCTACGTCGGCGAGGAGGAGAGCAAGACCTTCAAGTGCGACTACTTCGTCCCCTCCGAGAAGCTCGGCACCACGCGCGCGCCGGTGCTGCTCGCGGATCGCGGCGGCGCGGTGAGCGTGGTGCTCCTGCCGCGCGCGACGGGCACGATCGAGCTGCCCGGTCAGCCGAAGATCACGCTGCAGCAGGCGATCGACACGGGACGCGCGCAGCCCTGCGCGGAGCTGTCCGGTGCCTATCAGGTCGCGCTGCCCAGCGGCTCCAAGGCGCGCGTCGAGCTGGACGGTCTGATCTTCCAGATCTCCGCGGTGAACGCGGGCCGCGCGGTGGCGGGGCACTTCTCGTTCGACACGCAGAGCCTGCTCTACCAAGGCCTCTCGCTCGGCGTGCACGCGGGCCTGCTCGCGGCGATGGCGTTCTTCATGCCGCCGCTCGGTGGGACGGAGGACGGGGGCATCTCCGCGGAGCAGCAGTACCTCATCCAGCAGTACCTGCAGGCCGCCGCCGAGAAGGAGATGGAGGAGAAGGAGACCGAGCAGGTCGCCGAGAACTCCGCCGACAACAAGGAAGGCGGCACCGGGACGCGCGCCAAGGGTGAAGAGGGTTCCATGGGTAACCCGAACACCAAGGCGACCGGCAACCGCTACGGCGTGAAGGGCCCGGCCGACAACGCCGACCCCCACATCGCTCGCCAGGCTGCGCTCCGTGACGCTGCGGAGTTCGGCATGATCGGTCTGCTCAACGCGGGCGCCGGTGGTGATCCCAATGCGCCGACCGCGCCCTGGGGTCGCGACGACTCGCTCGGCAACGACGCGCTGAGCGCGCGCGGCAACATGTGGGGTGGTGAGATCGGCGACTCGTTCGGCGCTGGTGGCCTCGGCCTCTCCGGCATCGGCGAGGGCGGTGGCGGCCGCGGCGAAGGCATCGGCCTCGGCAACATCGGCACCATCGGCCACGGGTCGGGCACCGGCACCGGTCAGGGCTTCGGCTCGGGCCATGGTCGCCTCGGTGGCTCGCACCGCACCAAGCCCCCGCAGGTGCGCATGGGCGCCACCACCGTGAGCGGCCGCCTGCCGCCGGAGGTCATCCAGCGTATCGTGCGGCAGAACTTCGGTCGCTTCCGCCTCTGCTACGAGAACGGTCTGCGCAACAACCCGAACCTGCAGGGCCGCGTCGGCGTGCGCTTCGTCATCGGTCGTGACGGCGCCGTGTCGAACGTCGGCAACGGCGGCTCGGACATGCCGGATGGGGGCGTCGTCTCCTGCGTCGTCCGCGCCTTCTACGGGCTGTCGTTCCCGCAGCCCGAGGGCGGCATCGTCACCGTCGTGTACCCGATCATGTTCAGCCCCGGCAGCTGA